From the Bradyrhizobium ontarionense genome, the window CAAGGGCGGCCGCGCGCTCGTGATCACGAAGCGGGCGGGGTGGGAAACCACCTTGGAAACGACGCTCGCCAAGCTGGGCGTTGCCTGTGACTACCCGGACATCGTCGATAGCCGCGCGCAGATCGACATTGCCGCCTTGCTTCCGGAGCGCGACATCCTGTTCATCGATGGCGACCTGGAAGGCGCCGTGGCGATCGAGGTCGATCCGGCGTCGCGGCTGCCGCCGGTGCCGGTGATCGGTCTGGTCGGCGTCGAGGCGCCGAGCCGGCTCAAGGCGCTGGTCAATCTCGGCGCCACCTCGTTCCTGCGCAAGCCCGTGCATGGCGGCGCCGTCTACACGTCGCTGTTCCTGGGCATCAACCAGTTCCTGCTGCGCACGGAGATGTACGAGAAGCTGCAGGATCTCGAGAGCCGCCGTCGCGGCCGCCGCGCGGTCATCCGCGCCGTCGTGGCTCTGATGCAGGAGACGGGTCTCAACGACGACGACGCCTATTCCGCGCTTCGCCGCGACAGCATGCGG encodes:
- a CDS encoding ANTAR domain-containing response regulator; amino-acid sequence: MTFRLLQNFKGGRALVITKRAGWETTLETTLAKLGVACDYPDIVDSRAQIDIAALLPERDILFIDGDLEGAVAIEVDPASRLPPVPVIGLVGVEAPSRLKALVNLGATSFLRKPVHGGAVYTSLFLGINQFLLRTEMYEKLQDLESRRRGRRAVIRAVVALMQETGLNDDDAYSALRRDSMRARQSLELYCEEFLKRRARPPDTPDRTSSVTLQGGNKQAM